In Ornithodoros turicata isolate Travis chromosome 1, ASM3712646v1, whole genome shotgun sequence, the DNA window TAATCGTCTATTATATCATATTTGTTATTAGGCATTATTACTTGTTGTATAGTAGTTGTCAGTAAGTCAGTTCAGTTTCGCGTGTAATGTCAGAACAAAATATTCTGTCCTTTCTGTTTGTACAGGGAGACATGCACAGGTGTGCAGCAAAATGCTGCGATGATGCCCATTCAAGTCTAGAAGATGTCCATAGGTGCATTGAAACGTGCTCGGAGCAGTTGAACAAGGCTCAAAATAAGATACAAGGGGATCTAGGGCATTTTCAAGTAAGTTAACTACTATTCTTCCGATACATAATTAGGAACGCGAGAAGGCATGGACACAGACACAGCATTCAACTTCAGCTTAGTTATGTATCATTTTAATTGACAAACTCTCCTCATCCTGTTGTTACTAGTATTCTTCTGGAATGAAAGGCATACAGAACAAACTTTTGGGATATGACTTTAACAAATTGGTTGCTTCAGGTACATTGCAATTACATTACATTGATAGTGGTGAGATTATGATGCTGTACTGCTTTACTCTGCAAAAATTGAGTTTGGGGAATGGCCTGGAAATGTTTCGACTGCTAACTTTAACTCATTGAAATTTCATCATGTATTCCATTAAAAAGATGCATACCATTGAACATGATAAGCGAGACAAAATCCATGCTCTCCAGAAACCGATCTGTAATCGATTAACTGGTAGGCTGGAAAGGTGATAAACATAGATATTTTTATGTGCATATATTGCTACATCTAAGCAGAAAGTTAGGGTTAACATTGATTTCTCTTTTCAAGGATCGCCTGCAGAGGTGCGTCATGCAGTGTCAGGACAGTATACGAGACAAGGTGGGACCAAACACCACAGATGCTCAGACACATGAGTACAAGAATGAATTTGACGGTTGCGTCGTGAAATGTGCAGATTCACATATTGATCTTCTGCCTCACATGTTGAAAAGAATGAAGCATGCTATTCAATGAGGAAGTGCTCTATGTACGGTGTATTTTTAGGTGCAGCTACAGTGAACTTAACTAGAGGAATATAAAAATTTGGTCTTTTATGCCTTCCTGTTGTTccagtttgttttcttgccCATACTTAGGATCTGATCATTTAAGAAAGAACTACAGCCATGTTTCGGTTATCCAGACAGCTCCGTTCCCGGCCTTTACCGTCCGGATAAGCGAATCAAGCGAAAATCCAGGGGAGTGCAAACCTTTTCGAGAGCCCTTTATTTTTCCAACCGAGAGACAAATAAAGTAAGTCACCCCAAAGCACcagttacctcaaaaagtggtcATATAAAGTGGTCATCACACTGCTGCTCGAAGAAAAGCAACACCTTAGAACGGTGGTCCCGCACACATACTTTCGAAACAAGCTCCAGCACGTCAATACGCAGAACTTCTTTGGTCCATGATGCTGTGAGGCTTGGTCTGCTTTCGCAAGGCTTCGATGTATGGCGCTCGCGTATGGATTTCTTGTGCCCGGTGGTTATCGGATACCTCTTCTGCTTCACGAGCGCCATCCCTACTCTGTTCCCGCACAAGTGCAAATGAAGTGACCTCTGACGGCTAAAAAGTAGGACAGAAGACACCTTTCGCCCCACTGGGAAAGCCCGCAAGCGGTGACCCTTCTCCGGAGCAGGGTAAAGAACGCCGGCAAATGCCACTTACAGATAGCGTTGAAACGGATTAGGGTCATTGGTGACCAGTCCGGATAAGTGAATCGCAATAACATATGTTCCGGAACATCTGATCCCGTGCTTTCCGTCCGGATACAGATCAGGAATTCCGGATAACTGATTCTGAAGTCAATGGTAACAGGTTTGTTCCGGGCTAGTGTAGTCCGGATGACGAATATTCTGGATAACCAAGACATGACTGTAATTAAAACCGAGGGGAAAACACTTGCGAGACATGCCTTACGTTCACGAGAATGGCACAGCCTCTGAGGCCTCTGAGTCTCAGGCACCTAGTGACACGATATGAAGCTGGTCTATCGCTATCTATTTGCAGGGTAGGACATTCACAGGTACGCAGGGGAGAAGTTCTACTTTCGGTTCCACATTGACACTATTTTCTTGTATGTATGTATCTATGATTGGGTATATATGTGATGCAGAGCCAAAGTTTCTACAGCATCGGGCAGAGAGATTTTGGTTCCATTTCTTCATTGTATGGCAGACGACACATGAATGTGTTGTGTTGATGAATTATTTAACTATGTGTACAGAAAGAAATGTTACGCTGAAAACCCATCAGGCCGATGACGGTTCATTGATAAactagttttctttctttttgtcaaTAATCTGTCTGTTATATAACTGAAAGGTTACTGTGACAAACCTAACAAGGTCCTACATAAAGTCAATGCTGTAGTAGGCGGAGTTTTTAGACTGTTTTCAGCAAACAAGTATGTTCACTTAGAAATTATCAATTCTGTTACTAGAAATTTGCACACACATGCAATTAGAACATGATGTTGCTGTGGaactgaaacaaaaaaaaaaaagctcatgCATATGCAGGATGTTTCAGTAAccatatataaaaaaattaatTACGAAAGCATACCATGGTAAAATATGCAGTTAACGACATTTATCTGTAGGGCACTAGGGTACTTTTGCCACATACTACTAGTGAACATgatcgaaagtaactgttctaAGGCTGAAACACACCATAGACTAACTCTGGTGTTCAGTTTTTCACTACTAGTAACTTAATAGTAGTAGTAGCAATAGTAGCTTAATTAAAAGTAGTACTAATATAACTTCTTGAAATGAACTCCGAATTTTACCAAATCAACATGTACTTTTCTTTttaccagaaacagaaagcgcatatCAGATTTACCCTATTCCATCACGAATTATATTCTCTACTACAACAGTAATCGCAGGAAAAAAGTACAAAAAACTTAATTTTGAGACACACTAATTGTTGATAGCGCACTGTGAGCGCGAAACTGCATGCTTTAGTCTCGTCGCCATTGTTATAAGCAAACAGTGGTGCCGCTCGTGTATGTTCTTCATGTGTTTTAACGTCATCGCACATGGATGTTGGATCCTGGTATTGGCTCATTTGGCCCTTCAGCACCCAAATTGTTAGGTAATAGTTAATTCATTCTATGTCTTTCACTGTATGTATCATCCAGAGCACTcagtaaactgtctgtgtgttttccAAACGTCGTAATCATGAATCTGTTGAGTTAGGCAGATAGCCAGGGGCATTAGGTCCCTCACTGACGCTTAACTCCATCTTCACCCTTTTCCCCACGGTCTATCTTGTCTTGCAGCACAGTTCTTCGTAAAATTAATGTAAGAAGCAACGGCAGAAAACGGTGACCCACCcgttcctgtttccttctcgctGTTGTTTCAGATAACTATGGCACACTAACCTTGTTCCTAACATGAGAAGCATCGATACGGTGTGGACAGATCTATGCCCCCCTCGTGTCACTTCTAGATGGATATCCAGGATGGCTGGTGATTTGCGCGTCTGCAAACGATGGTTTTCGCAACTCTttcatctgttttttttttttttttcatcagcaTTGTAGTAGTGCATGTATTTTATAATGCAGTGGGTACATCTAGCATGTGCTTTCTTTTTCTGGAGAGAAATGTTTCGTTGACTTGGAAAACTTCGGTATTCAATTCAATAAATTAATCCATAATGAAgaaaccccgagacgagggacacggTTTCTTCAGTATGGATctatatcaccagctcgcttgcttcctaactATTCTATTAATAAAGTAAATTGCTTTCAATTTAGACTTGATAAAATTACTTGTAGTACATGGCAAAAATTCCCTACATATGGATGTCGTTGATTGCATattactgtaaacgtatttttattcgtgaCGTATTAAATTTCTTGATTCcagcttgtttttgtttttgttttgccgGGATTAATGTCAAGCTGTGCTAGGCATCCAGTCATGTTTCAGAGGGCTTTTCCCGTCGACCTCGAAAGTTATTGCTAAACGATGTCTAGAGTTGCCACCTGGCCGCTGTTTCACCGGCTTGGCCGGCTGCCTTTTGCTGGTATTTGTAGCTCAAGACCTGTCATAGTGGCTTTTCCAGagtttttccttcaacattccactagaGTGTGAATAAATCTGGAGTGCAGACCTAGCTCCGCAGTCACGA includes these proteins:
- the LOC135397304 gene encoding protein FAM136A-like isoform X1, coding for MAEEAGARVQKAVESVVQDLDKSCLRKMQGDMHRCAAKCCDDAHSSLEDVHRCIETCSEQLNKAQNKIQGDLGHFQDRLQRCVMQCQDSIRDKVGPNTTDAQTHEYKNEFDGCVVKCADSHIDLLPHMLKRMKHAIQ
- the LOC135397304 gene encoding protein FAM136A-like isoform X2, translating into MKGDMHRCAAKCCDDAHSSLEDVHRCIETCSEQLNKAQNKIQGDLGHFQDRLQRCVMQCQDSIRDKVGPNTTDAQTHEYKNEFDGCVVKCADSHIDLLPHMLKRMKHAIQ